In the genome of Mangifera indica cultivar Alphonso chromosome 9, CATAS_Mindica_2.1, whole genome shotgun sequence, the window tcctttttcaggtAAATCTGTTTGAGTTGTTAGACAAAAGTTTGAAGAATTCCCGGAAAATCTCGTTTGTTCGGTCCTATCGCGGGAATTGGGTTTGACTTTTTATATTCTCTCTCATATCGActtattgttataattataatttttttgaatctaTTGCGAATTTGGGTCGTCAAGGGTTTCTCAAATAGTTGTAAACCATGGGGATTCTTTTAGTCCAGATGGTGATACgagtttaaatgttttgatttgttttatttatggtAAGAATCAGTAGATGGAGATTGATTTTAGGGAAAGATCGGAATTTGTTTTCGGGTTATTGGGAGCATATGTGAGGATTGTgagttgaaacttttttttttccttttttccttgACATTTTGTCgaacttgattttttttcagaaatttgtttgattttgttggaATATATAAAGATACTTGttcaaaatgataaagaaagcTCGTTTGGATGATATTGTGGAGGAGATAGAAAATGAAGAAGTCAATTGTTTTTCAATAGTGAATTCGGAGGAAGCAGTAAATGATGGTTGTTGCCGAATTGGGCCAAATTATTCACTATTTCCTGGTCTTATTGATGATGTGGCCTTGAACTGTCTTGCTTTGGTGTGTAGATCAGACTATGCTTCTTTGTCATGTATAAATAAGAGGtttcataaattaatcaaaagtgGGTATTTGTATGAATTGAGGAAGCAACTAGGCATTGTAGAGCATTGGGTGTATTTAGTTTGTGATCCACGGGGTTGGGAAGCATTTGATACCATGAGAAACAAATGGATGACTTTGCCTAAGATACCTTGTGATGAGTGTTTCAACCATGCAGATAAAGAGTCATTGGCTGTGGGTAGTGAATTATTGGTTTTTGGGCGTGAATTATTTGGTTTTGCGATTTGGAAGTATAGTTTGGTCCATTGTGGTTGGATGAAGTGTGAGGGAATGAATCACCCCCGTTGTCTGTTTGGGTCAGGTAGTCTTGGTTCTATTGCTATTGTTGCTGGTGGTAGTGATAAGTATGGACAAGTTTTGAATTCAGCAGAGTTATATGACTCTACGTCGGGTAAATGGAAAATGCTACCCAAAATGAATTCACCACGTAGATTGTGCTCTGGTTTTTTTATGGATGGCAAATTCTACGTCATTGGTGGAATGTCAAGTCCTACTGATTCATTAACGTGTGGGGaggagtttgattttgaaacgGAGAAATGGACGAAGATAGAAGGAATGTATCCAAATGTTAATAGAGCTGCCCAGGCTCCTCCACTTGTAGCTGTTGTTGATAACCAGCTCTATGCAGTTGAGTATTTGACTAATATGGTGAAAAAGTATGACAAGGTGAAGAACGCCTGGGATGTGTTGGGAAGGCTTCCAGTTAGGGCTGATTCTTCGAATGGCTGGGGTCTGGCATTTAAGGCTTGCGGAGATAAACTTTTGGTTGTGGGTGGGCAAAGAGGCCCAGAAGGTGAAGCTATTGTGTTGAACTCTTGGTGTCCAAAATCAGGAGTTAATAATGGCACCTTGGATTGGAAGGTGCTTGGTGTGAAGGAGCATGTTGGGGTATTCGTGTACAACTGTGCCATCATGGGTTGCTGATAATTCTTTTAGATTGACTCAATGGATGAAGAGCAGATTTCTGCAACCTGCATTGCTCTGTAGGGTGCTTTCCTGCTTATTATTTGATTGACTAAAATTAATCATTGATGAGCTAGCCTTTCACAATATGTGAATTCAGTTACTTTTTGCTTAACATGTCTGTATCCAAAaacttcatgattattcaattTATCTGCTTTCAGGAGTACTCAGTTGGGTCACTCTGATCATGTATCTTTCAAATCCCATTTCTGATCCACAGTCAATGaatttatttacaataaattGAAAGCTTCATTGTTGAATGAATTTGTGCTCATTGTGTATTGCTTTGCTCCACACCTCCACGTTTATACGTGATTGGGTTTAAATGTTTCAGTGATACaggatttttttcctttttattggtCTTTGGGTTATTGCTTAGAAATGTAATCTGTACGCCAGAATAAATTGTCTTATTGTTTCGCTTGGAAGTTTTAAACATCTGGGCACACCATGTACAGTGTTATAGTGCAGTGATGAGTCAAAATTGGTGAAAAATTGAAGGGCGGTTGTTGAAGGTGGTTGAAAAATTCGCCAGTTTAAGGCGGGTGGTAGATGACTACAGTGCATAGTGTTTCTGTTTTTGGTTTAACGAAAGGGTACGGAGTTGAAACATTTTGTCGGTTCACTATTATGCAAGCAACCAATTAATGCCATTCTATCCAtcgaaattgtcattttgttgaaaaataaaagtaaaagtaatgATACTCATGGGAGGTTGGTGCAAACAAAACAACCCCAGTTCCAAGTGGGCAAAATTATTCTGGAATTGCTATGCCACCAACCCATTGAATGCCTCCATATCAGCTGAAAAGCTCTGCTTAATCATGGTCAAAAGACttaatcccacccaaggttttgcgGAAACTCAAATCtcatatatatgttaattttaaaaaatttaattacttatatttttattaaaatttattgttaagattaaagataaaaatattgtttagctaaaattattaaaaatttatcatatatttttttaaattaaaaattaataattttttctattctaaatttaaaaagtaattattattttttgggttttatttttttctttttttctctgatAATCATTTTTAGGCCAATCTTTCATACTAATATGCCCTTCAATCTACTAGAAGAAGATGAGCCAAAAGTCAATCAAAGATCTGTGCGACgcatatatcattatttatatctttttttctttttaagttgaTGGATTGCTATATCGTAAGAAAAAGAGTTAAGATTAGGAGattttcataagttttaaaaaaattttgtaagtacGTTAAACTTTAGATTGATACACTATACTTTAATTTGAGGGTAAgtgtaaaactttaaaatatataaggttTGCAATTTTTTTACTAGTGTTTCACAGATGTATCtatgaaa includes:
- the LOC123226051 gene encoding F-box/kelch-repeat protein At5g60570-like; the encoded protein is MIKKARLDDIVEEIENEEVNCFSIVNSEEAVNDGCCRIGPNYSLFPGLIDDVALNCLALVCRSDYASLSCINKRFHKLIKSGYLYELRKQLGIVEHWVYLVCDPRGWEAFDTMRNKWMTLPKIPCDECFNHADKESLAVGSELLVFGRELFGFAIWKYSLVHCGWMKCEGMNHPRCLFGSGSLGSIAIVAGGSDKYGQVLNSAELYDSTSGKWKMLPKMNSPRRLCSGFFMDGKFYVIGGMSSPTDSLTCGEEFDFETEKWTKIEGMYPNVNRAAQAPPLVAVVDNQLYAVEYLTNMVKKYDKVKNAWDVLGRLPVRADSSNGWGLAFKACGDKLLVVGGQRGPEGEAIVLNSWCPKSGVNNGTLDWKVLGVKEHVGVFVYNCAIMGC